A genomic segment from Aegilops tauschii subsp. strangulata cultivar AL8/78 chromosome 1, Aet v6.0, whole genome shotgun sequence encodes:
- the LOC109733060 gene encoding uncharacterized protein: MARAMTATAGNGDVWVEKVDKIRYVYKPVTRPSVSPNPRPATVTKNLAAANVAISRKNSGTTLVRGVASPEDIDDYIARKKREFALGL, from the coding sequence ATGGCTCGCGCCATGACCGCCACCGCCGGCAACGGAGACGTGTGGGTGGAGAAGGTGGACAAGATCAGGTACGTCTACAAACCCGTCACCAGGCCTTCTGTTTCCCCTAACCCGAGGCCGGCGACGGTGACGAAGAATCTGGCCGCCGCCAACGTCGCCATCTCCAGGAAGAACAGCGGGACGACCCTGGTCCGCGGCGTGGCCTCGCCGGAGGACATCGACGACTACATCGCCAGGAAGAAGAGGGAGTTTGCTCTAGGCCTGTAG
- the LOC109733061 gene encoding uncharacterized protein, whose protein sequence is METIRHPWPSHHSPSKTTYQYRQPVAAMFRRAKTTAIATPPSDGEVRVHKVEKIELVRNLVTKPSIYYGANPMTASTMRRGAAGHGTAANTSKATGASRPGVVSIEDINKRSEAYIRERKRLFQGLK, encoded by the coding sequence ATGGAGACCATCCGGCATCCATGGCCAAGCCATCATAGCCCAAGCAAAACCACATATCAATACCGGCAGCCCGTCGCCGCGATGTTTCGACGCGCCAAGACCACGGCGATAGCCACGCCACCCTCCGACGGCGAGGTGCGGGTGCATAAGGTTGAGAAGATCGAGCTCGTCCGCAACCTTGTGACCAAGCCGTCGATATACTACGGCGCCAACCCGATGACAGCATCAACCATGAGGCGAGGTGCAGCCGGTCACGGCACGGCTGCCAACACCAGTAAGGCTACCGGCGCCTCGAGGCCGGGGGTCGTGTCCATAGAGGATATTAACAAGAGGTCTGAGGCTTACATCCGGGAGAGGAAGAGGCTCTTCCAGGGTCTGAAGTAG